caaagGTGAGCTTCCATGTACTCGCAGCTCCGTCGCTATGTCCaacaaaggcaggaaaaaggagGAAACCTCAGCGTGGAAGGGCAGCGGGTTAGAAGTGCACCCTTCCGGGGGGGTCCAGGGCGCCCCATCCCTGGGGTATTGACACGTAGTAGGCCCAACCGTCCTGCAGCAGAAAAAAGTCCCCCTTTCTCGACAGTCCAAAACCACAGCAAAAACCCTCACGGGGAAATTGGGAAGAAATGGTCGTAAACATATCGTGCTctcaccacccccctcccagTCCCGGGAAACACACCCTCCCTTTCATTCCCGTTGATTAGTCGGAACCGAGAAGAGCACGTCCCCCGCTTCGCCCGTGTCTGCAGGGTTCTGCAGGGGTACACACGCAGGCagagcctggctccctgagccaTACACAGCAACCCCAGGGAAAGAGGGGAACAATGCTGCTCTAACCCAAGAGCCACCAGCCGGGTAaagaaaaggtaaaggaaaacgaaagaaaagtgaaagtcaGAGGCCAAATAATCGAGCAAGAGTCAAGGTCCTgaaagggagggtggggagaaaaaaaaaagaaagaaaatatcacaaTTTCAAGTCCagtatgaaagaaaagaaagaaagaaaggaaaagaaaaacagagaagaaaagaagaaagataggacggagggagaaagaaaagagaaaaaaaagaccgCCAAAGAAAATCATAGAAAGGTGCACAGCATATGGCTCCCATAGGCGGTCCCTGCAAAGTGTCTTGCGCGGTCCTTGCTGTTAGCTGTCAGTAACTACAGGGGTTTGCTTTCGGAAGAAGCAGTTTTCACTACACCGCTTGCTCTTTGGGAGAATCGTAGGCCTGAGCAAAGTCCCTGCCACCCTGCACCCAGTccttccaggtgcccccacccccggcccgaGGATAGCCCCCCGCCACTGCCCAAATCGTCTCCTGGAGCTGCAAGACGCAGGGACCCCTCCCAGGCGGTCGGGCGCTCACACCTGAGGGAGGAGCCGGGCGGGAGGGGCCCGGCACGCAGGCAAACTCTCAGACACGCGCACACCCCCAGCCGCGCGCAGGCTTCCCATTGGCAGGAGGCggagggcggggccgggccgacccaaaacaaacaacctgCGCCTTGACTTTGCTGCGGCGCTGCCGCATGGCCTCGGCCTGGTGTGCGCCCTCCCGGGAGCCTCGGCCACCTAGGCCACCTCGTTCCCCCACCCCTCGGCCCTCGgcgcccaggccccgccccctcggAGCGGCCGCAGGGTTATATTGGGCCGGGGCGAAGGTGGAAACGAGATGTAACAGCGGACGGCCAGCGCGGAGATGCAGCTTCGGAGAGCCGGGGCGGAAAGGCGGCTACGGGCGCCACGGCCTCCGGGACTCGGCTCCGCGGGCGCTCAAGGCTGAGGGCTCCAGACCCTACCCCAAGGGTGGCACGAACACCGGTTGGCACCATCTCCGTGCCCCCAAAGATTCCTGCCCCGGACCTGGGACCTCCAGTGAAGAACACCTTCTGGTCTCTTGAATGGATAGCAGATGCTCACGCTTCTTCCTTCCAGCAAGAAGTCCCAAACCCGGCACACTTGGGCATCAGAGGGTGGAACCGCGCCCCTGTACGCATTCACCCCGAAGTCTCTCATCCTTGAACTGATGACAGTACCCACCCAACTCCTTCCTCTCCGCCCCTCTTAGTTCACCCAATAAGCACAACTCCTCCAAAAAAAATTTCAGCGGAAGAAGCCTCTTCAACGGAAAAGTGACTGTCTCTCGCAAGAAGAGGGAGAGCTCCCAGGAAAGAAAGGCGAAGACCCCTGGCCTCGAGATCTCCATTCCAGCCCCCCGCACCAGCTTCCCAAGGCCACGCGAAGGAAAGGGTACGGCCCAGGGCAGGGACAGGGTGCGCGGGCATGAAGTTGGAGGTGTTTGACCCCCGCGCGGCCCACGGGGACAAGCCGGTTAGTGATCTGGAGGGTGCAGGCGGGAGCAACGCGCCATCTCCGCTGTCGGCAGCTGGCGACGACTCCTTGGGCTCGGACGGGGACTGTGCGGCCAACAGCCCCGCGGCGGGCAACGGCGCCGCGGAGCTGGCGGGCGGTGGCGAGCCAAGCCCAGGCGGGGGACcgggcgaggaggaggagggcccaGCGGTGGCTGCGGCGGCGGGGCACGCGGAGGCCTGCGCGGTGGGGCCGGGTGCGGGGAGCGCGGTGGGCGGCGAGGGCGCGCGCAACAAGCCCTACACTCGGCGGCCCAAGCCCCCGTACTCATACATCGCGCTCATCGCCATGGCTATCCGCGACTCGGCGGGCGGGCGCCTGACGCTGGCCGAGATCAACGAGTACCTCATGGGCAAGTTCCCCTTCTTCCGCGGCAGCTACACGGGCTGGCGCAACTCGGTGCGCCACAACCTCTCGCTCAACGACTGCTTCGTCAAGGTGCTGCGCGACCCCTCGCGGCCCTGGGGCAAGGACAACTACTGGATGCTCAACCCGAACAGCGAGTACACCTTCGCCGACGGGGTCTTCCGCCGCCGCCGCAAGCGCCTCAGTCACCGGGCGGCGGCCCCCGCACCTGGGCTTCGGCCCGAGGAGGCCGCTGCCCACCCCCCTGCCGCACCCCCGCCGCCCGCACCCGCCGCCCCGGCTTCTCCCCGCGCGCGCTCGCCTGCCCGCCAAGAGGGGCGCTCCAGCCCGGCGGGCAAGTTCTCCAGTTCCTTCGCCATAGACAGCATCCTCAGCAAACCCTTCCGCAGCCGCCGCGACGGGGAAGCGGTCCCCGGGGCGCGCGTGCCGTGGGGCGCCTCGCCCTGCCCGCCGCTGCCCACATATCCCGCATTACTCCCCGGCGCCTCTGGAGGGGCTCTGCTGCCGCTGTGCGCGTATGGGACGTCCGAGCCGGCGTTGCTGGCCGCGCGCGGAACCGACGCGCAGCCCGCGGTGCCACCCGCCGCACCTCACCTCCTGCTCGCGCCCCTCTCCTCCTCCGCCCCAGCCAAGCCGTTTCGAGGCCCGGTGGCCGGCGGCGGCGCGCACCTGTACTGCCCCCTGCGGCTGCCCGCGGCCCTGCAGGCGTCCTCGGTCTGTGGCCCCGGCACGCACCTGCCTTACCCAGTGGAGACGCTTCTGGCCTGAACAGAGCCGCGGAGCCCCCCAAAGGTGGGCGCCTTTGGGGAGGCAGGAAACGCAGGCCGGGGCTTTGTATTTTTCtagacagacaaaaaaaaagagagagagagacgttaATAGAAAAGTCTCCATCAAACGTGCCTTAAAGCTAAAGCATTTTTGACATAAGTGTTCAAATttaattcagattatttttcatcttttgtgaCTTTACAGAAGACCAAACCAGTTCGCCATAATTGTTTTAGGTTCTTGACCAAGCCTGTCCTTCCCTCACTTCACAAAGACTTTTCCTATCTTCTTACTCCCCCTTATTCCTATTTTTGTCGCACCTTCTATTGAtttgtccctttaaaaaaaaaatcagggaaccATTCCATAGGATAAATGATATGACTACTATATGGGGTTTAATGGCCCCTGCTCCATGTAAGTATGTGGCATTTATAGGCATGACTGAGTGTGAGAGAGGTGTCAGAGAATCTGCAGTCATTTCTCTGCTATTGACCAATGCTTCACTGTgccaaaagatttaaaaaaaaaaaaaaagttgggttttgtaattaaattatttatatatttttgagacCTGAATTGAAAATGTTGCAGGCAACGGGCTACAGCTTTATTAGTGGTTCGGTGATCTCTACCTGTGGTCTCCTTGGGCCAAGCAATTTCTTTAAAGGGAATGTTAGCATTATGTATGTGGGGTGCCAGGACCACTGCCACCTGAAAGCAagtgtgattttttatttttaatattattttatttgtgtctgTACATATTCATGTATAAATTTTATGAAACCCAGGCATagtgcttatttttaataaaattcacaaCTGACTTTAACACTTTGTGATGGTGGGTTGCAGATGCAGAATTTTTTACATTCCTTCCACCCTGCCCTTGCCAAGAAAATGGGTTTAGGTTGGACTCTCAAAAAACTTCCAATGGAGTCAAACAATTTCTTGAATAATTCAATAAAGGTAAAGTCAGAGTGCAGGTTACCTCACCTAAACAATTACCCTACAAATCTCCAGGATGGGACTTCTGTCAACATGATTTCTTAAACTTCAAACCAATGACCTCTATGAAAACTCACTTAAGAGTTACCAGAACAAATGATAAGGTGTGTGCCCCTTTCCTTCAAGAATGCTTTAGCAGACAAATTGAGCTATTAGCAAGCTTTTATAGTCAAGCAGGCATTTTTAAATAAGTTGGATCTGACTTGGAGCTCAAAAAGCTGGAAACAATCTTGGCATAAGACTATCTTAATACACCAAAGATTTCTTTAGGGCAGTTTTAAAAGCAACTTAAAAGCCAATGATTTTTGTCAAAATGAAACGTTTTTAGGAATGCAAATTTAATCTGTTTATGAACGAATCAGtagttgttggtttttgtttgtttttttttttttccactcgtATGAGGATAGCATTTTTAGAGGTGGGGATGCCAGGCCTATTTCAGTTGTGATCTGAAGAGAAAACATCACCTCAGATGGGGCAAAGACAGTATCTCACAGTAAAAAGGGAAGGTTTTGATCAGAGCAAGTATGAACAGTGTGGACACCTGTTGTTCCGTAAATTCAGAGGCAGTGGGGCTCTAACAATTTATGGATTGCAATATTCTAAAGACTAATGCAAAGAACAAGAGATTCAGAATCTAGAAATTTAGGCCCTATTCTTGTTCTTGAAGTTCTTCTGCAGATCTAATCTAATTTTAGACAAGAGAATGATTTAGGGTTTACATATTGTGAGGTGGGGAAAagaaagtgggatttatttcaggatgCTGTCTTTGGACAGAAATGGGGGGGACCCCATCTGCAAGTCTAGTAACAAGTCTTGACAAATTTTGGTGGTATCTACTTAGTAATCATGAAGAGTGTTAATAATAGGGTTGAATTATGGCAAAAGGTAGACACTGAAGTGGAGATTTGCACCCACAAGGCCAATAATTAGAccgaaaaataaaactgaaatgaacTGGGAGTAAAGGGTGGGGAAAGTTCACTGGCCTAAAAATATCAGGACTCATATACTCaatcctttgctttttctcttgaaAACACACTCAGATTAAAGGCAAGCAAGGAGTCAGACACTTGAGGTGCTTCTGAACTCCAGCAGACCATTTCTCTCCAACTGTGTACCTTGCCTCCAGAGGCAAGgtgctgtatatttttaaatcagttttggAAAGCCACAATTTTCATTTCTACACTAATACACGACGTCAAGTTTGCAAATGGAGATTTTAAATCGCAGTTTATTTATGGTAAAGAACACAGGGCAATGTaaaagaggcaaagggaaaggtaatttaaaaaaaaagaaagaaagaaagaaagaaagaaagaaagaaagaaagaaagaaagaaagaaagaaagaaagaaagaaagaaaaagaaagaaagaaagaaatcacagctATTCTCtcggggaaaaaaaatccctccttcCTAATGAAGGCTCCGGAGTCCCGCGACCGGGGCCCTCCCCGGCTTCTGGTGCCCAGGTACCCTAAGGTTTTCTAGAGAATGGTCAGAGGCCCCTGAACTTTGTGTGCCTGTACGACCTCCCATGACCACCGCCAACCTCCTACTCCCACGACCAAgccagtgggggaagggggcaggatgTGGAGAGATGGAGGGACCTGTGgctgcctctccttcccacttctcAGCCTCTCCCAGGTGGGCCGGAGGAGGGCCCAAGGAAAGGGAACCGCACAAGCTGTGGTTTTCGAAATGAAAGTGGAAAGTTGCGAGGACGCTTTTAGTTCAAGCTATACCCCAGTTCCACCAGAACCGCATCTCGCGGAGGAGACCCCGGCCCTCAGCGACTAAGTTCAATCAGTGCTTGCGCTAAGTCCACCCTCTCCCATGGcccgcccttcccccacccccacccccgctcgaCCCTTGCCTGCCGCGGGGCCGGCCCACCTGTGCAAACACCCAGCAGCCTAGCGCGcagaccctggggtgggggtgggagtctGTTTGGTTTGGGAAACGCCCTTTGATACCTGTCAGGCCTGCGAGGAGCCAGAGATGTGGGCCGAGGGCTCCATGGGTCAGTTTTCAAAGATCCCCTCTTCTGCCCCTGCGTTGGCACTTTTGCGGTGCCTTTTCTACTCACCCCTCCACGACTCAGAAGAACCCCTTCCAGACCAACGTGGACAAACGCGGAGAGAGAACTGCAAAGCCCAGTCCAGCGGGGCCTCCTCCTACAAGTGCGGGACCTACCCCCATCTGCCTTCCCCACAGCCACGGATCAAGTCCTCCGTTTTGAGGAGCTGAAAAATTCTCTGCGAAGCGATACGCAACATCCTGATAAATCTAAAACCTGCTTTCTACTGTAGAAGAGGACTCTCCTGAATACAGGAGGCATGGGGCCTGGGTGGCGGGGGTGCCGTGGTCCTGTGCCCGGAGGCCCACATTCCACCCATctctttgcctgtgtgtgtgcctgggcaGTGAAAACTTCAGTCATCAAGGGTGATGGCTCACTCCAAGTCCCTTAGCTTACGAATTAAGCCGCCTAACTAAAGTTCCTTGTAGAATTGTTAAGTCAGCTTCTTGATCCCATAGGAattctcaaaaagaaatgaaaagagaaaaaaggaaaaaggaaaaaagaagtcagagaaagcctCACCCTCAGCTAATGGGTACCCTCTCCATGAGCAACTTGCTGAGCTGGAAGCATCCTTAAGGAGAATTACCTATGCCCACTCTGGTTCCATTGTGGCCCAGTTTCACAAACTGGGCCTTTATCTGCCCCAGGGGATGTGTGATCACATACAAGATACTAAGTTAAATTCATAGACTCCCTTAGGTAGACCCCTaattttatagatgtgaaaacAGGCTCAGAGTAGCTTAAGCATGCTTTCTGGCAGACCCTGGTGGAAACCAAGATCCAACTCCCAGTTCAGAATTCTTTCCACTGTAACACAATTATCTGGATAATTCAGACCAAAACATACTTTGGCCTGAACCGAGTTGAACTATTCAGATAATTGTCTCAAGCCACTTTTATTACAATGGTAGACAGATTTCTCAAACTGGTAGACAGTTTCTTTTATTACTAAGACCTTGCCAcccaccactaccaccatcatAATTTGTCCTTTCCTGGAAGAATATGTC
The sequence above is drawn from the Mustela nigripes isolate SB6536 chromosome 5, MUSNIG.SB6536, whole genome shotgun sequence genome and encodes:
- the FOXQ1 gene encoding forkhead box protein Q1, whose protein sequence is MKLEVFDPRAAHGDKPVSDLEGAGGSNAPSPLSAAGDDSLGSDGDCAANSPAAGNGAAELAGGGEPSPGGGPGEEEEGPAVAAAAGHAEACAVGPGAGSAVGGEGARNKPYTRRPKPPYSYIALIAMAIRDSAGGRLTLAEINEYLMGKFPFFRGSYTGWRNSVRHNLSLNDCFVKVLRDPSRPWGKDNYWMLNPNSEYTFADGVFRRRRKRLSHRAAAPAPGLRPEEAAAHPPAAPPPPAPAAPASPRARSPARQEGRSSPAGKFSSSFAIDSILSKPFRSRRDGEAVPGARVPWGASPCPPLPTYPALLPGASGGALLPLCAYGTSEPALLAARGTDAQPAVPPAAPHLLLAPLSSSAPAKPFRGPVAGGGAHLYCPLRLPAALQASSVCGPGTHLPYPVETLLA